In Nymphaea colorata isolate Beijing-Zhang1983 chromosome 5, ASM883128v2, whole genome shotgun sequence, one genomic interval encodes:
- the LOC116254695 gene encoding 3-oxo-Delta(4,5)-steroid 5-beta-reductase has translation MEAGTAKPMELSINLQGGDINVALILGVTGLVGKEIAAILKRRGWKVYGVARRNLPSPDCIFIPCDLLDRKETMDKLSQLQDVTHIFWVTWCSEFSADSQEGCAQNESMIANALDAVLGAAKSPKHFSLQTGTAHYLSVGGHDVRSDGDHSDEDGETSNVTAIISKRATTADGVDYSYYYDEESPRPANRINFYYTLEEVARQRLSGKVGWSVHRPGLLMGNSLRTELNVMGSLCVYGSVCKHLGLPFLFGGSRQCWEEACLDASDARLVAEQQIWAATAGPKLQQREDPDRGSEEGALVLMDGEAFNVVNGSPFTWKEVWPALAAKFGLAAPAGRGDDPFFSEEFSYVKAMGDKGVVWEEIVQKNGLLRTRMEELANWGFLDSLFRMPFKLLVSREKSDRLGFTSTCNTLTSILYWVDCIRDDKVVP, from the coding sequence ATGGAAGCAGGAACAGCAAAACCAATGGAGCTCTCCATTAATCTCCAGGGAGGAGACATTAACGTCGCCCTCATCCTGGGGGTAACGGGACTCGTAGGGAAAGAGATTGCAGCCATCCTGAAGAGAAGAGGATGGAAAGTGTATGGCGTCGCTCGGAGAAACCTGCCTTCTCCGGACTGCATCTTCATCCCCTGTGACCTTCTAGACCGGAAGGAGACGATGGACAAGTTGTCCCAATTACAGGACGTTACCCACATCTTCTGGGTTACTTGGTGCAGCGAGTTCTCCGCGGATTCCCAAGAAGGGTGTGCGCAGAACGAAAGCATGATAGCCAATGCCCTGGACGCGGTGCTTGGTGCAGCCAAGTCACCGAAGCATTTTTCGCTGCAAACAGGAACGGCCCACTACTTATCTGTGGGTGGCCACGACGTTCGGAGCGACGGCGATCATAGTGATGAGGACGGTGAGACATCGAACGTGACAGCGATAATCAGCAAGAGGGCCACGACTGCAGATGGCGTCGACTACTCCTACTATTACGATGAGGAGAGTCCCCGACCTGCCAACCGCATCAACTTCTACTACACGCTGGAGGAGGTGGCGAGACAGAGACTATCAGGCAAAGTCGGATGGTCGGTGCATCGCCCGGGCCTCTTGATGGGCAACTCCCTGAGGACCGAACTGAACGTGATGGGGAGCCTGTGCGTCTACGGCAGCGTATGCAAGCACCTGGGCCTGCCTTTTCTGTTCGGCGGCAGCAGGCAATGCTGGGAGGAGGCCTGCTTGGACGCGTCGGACGCCAGATTGGTGGCAGAGCAGCAGATCTGGGCGGCAACCGCAGGACCGAAGCTGCAGCAGCGCGAAGATCCAGATCGAGGCAGCGAAGAGGGCGCCTTGGTGCTTATGGACGGCGAAGCCTTCAATGTTGTCAATGGCTCTCCCTTCACGTGGAAGGAGGTGTGGCCCGCTCTGGCGGCCAAGTTCGGACTGGCCGCACCTGCGGGGCGTGGAGACGATCCCTTCTTCTCGGAGGAGTTCTCTTATGTGAAGGCGATGGGTGATAAGGGTGTGGTGTGGGAGGAGATCGTGCAGAAGAACGGGTTGCTCCGGACGAGGATGGAGGAGCTCGCGAACTGGGGGTTCTTGGACTCCCTCTTCCGGATGCCCTTCAAATTGCTGGTGAGCAGGGAGAAGTCGGACCGCCTGGGCTTCACCTCCACCTGCAACACCCTCACTTCCATCCTCTATTGGGTGGATTGCATCAGGGACGACAAAGTGGTGCCCTGA